A genomic region of Manihot esculenta cultivar AM560-2 chromosome 15, M.esculenta_v8, whole genome shotgun sequence contains the following coding sequences:
- the LOC110601892 gene encoding protein PLASTID TRANSCRIPTIONALLY ACTIVE 12, chloroplastic isoform X1, giving the protein MASPSATWLYQDIGLRGTVYAGSFVNGKPSCSHLQTSFLGPFSAGRLQVQFGFKALLKPPLLHCIKCEKKDEYVEHISVERPPYHSYMDSTSGQLEPASGARASIPGQEYWPEGTADRVRAARAPEPTGTSTGSPSYGKRPGSRRKKHRTSAIAPESSEVTTDSPEALETLEETTEEPKDVSSDYVVYQTEPEEEQETGYDLDKKLGHPHPFIDPKVKKPIEGTLTSEESWWNWRKPEKEQWSRWQRRKPDVETVFLKAMAETGQVKLYGETPTLTECALYRARKHLFKEERLRVEQERLERIGPIAYYSEWVEAWKRDTSREAVQKHFEETGEDENTQLIEMFSHQTDREYRIMMGTDIRIRRDPLAMRMREDLIKQIWGGDPVYPTINYIQDPNEIVDYRGPDFHEPTPNMLAFLKEHGKIVPREEFEKIMAKEKTEQLEMTDMDEAMAQAVDIGENDDEVEDSDVDEVEEEEEEEEEDEKITRNWSVLKSTPQLRKSKEKPKKNGSISLEEAIEDSENLTDFLMDFGEEE; this is encoded by the exons ATGGCATCTCCTTCAGCAACTTGGCTATACCAAG ATATAGGACTAAGGGGTACAGTTTATGCAGGTAGCTTTGTTAATGGGAAACCAAGTTGCAGTCATCTGCAg ACATCATTTCTAGGTCCATTTTCAGCTGGAAGGTTGCAAGTTCAATTTGGCTTTAAAGCACTTCTGAAGCCTCCGTTACTTCATTGTATAAAGTGTGAGAAGAAGGATGAATATGTTGAACATATATCTGTTGAACGCCCGCCATACCATAGTTACATGGACTCCACATCTGGGCAACTTGAACCAGCATCTGGTGCTCGTGCTAGTATTCCAGGACAGGAATACTGGCCAGAGGGCACTGCTGATCGAGTTAGAGCTGCCAGAGCGCCTGAACCAACAGGCACATCAACTGGATCTCCATCTTATGGTAAAAGACCCGGAAGTAGGAGGAAAAAGCATAGAACGTCAGCCATTGCTCCTGAATCTTCTGAAGTGACTACGGACTCTCCTGAGGCTCTTGAAACTCTTGAAGAGACAACGGAAGAACCTAAAGATGTCTCATCTGATTATGTGGTTTATCAGACAGAACCTGAGGAAGAACAAGAAACTGGTTATGATCTAGACAAGAAACTAGGACACCCTCATCCCTTTATTGATCCAAAAGTGAAGAAGCCAATAGAGGGGACACTTACAAGTGAAGAATCATGGTGGAACTGGAGAAAGCCAGAGAAGGAGCAGTGGTCAAGATGGCAAAGGAGGAAACCTGATGTGGAAACG gtTTTTCTCAAAGCAATGGCTGAAACTGGGCAAGTGAAGCTTTATGGTGAGACTCCAACATTGACTGAGTGTGCTCTTTACAGAGCTAGAAAACATCTTTTTAAAGAAGAAAG GCTTCGAGTTGAACAAGAGAGACTGGAAAGAATAGGTCCTATAGCATATTACTCAGAATGGGTAGAAGCATGGAAGAGAGACACCTCACGTGAAGCTGTTCAGAAGCATTTTGAAGAGACTGGTGAAGATGAAAACACCCAACTGATTGAAATGTTCTCCCATCAGACAGATCGAGAATACCGCATAATGATGGGGACAGATATTCGTATTCGTAGGGATCCTTTAGCAATGCGAATGCGAGAGGATCTAATAAAGCAAA TTTGGGGTGGAGATCCAGTTTACCCAACTATCAACTACATCCAGGATCCAAATGAAATAGTTGATTATAGGGGTCCTGATTTTCATGAACCCACACCCAATATGCTGGCTTTCCTGAAAGAG CATGGCAAAATTGTACCTAGGGAGGAGTTCGAGAAGATCATGGCAAAAGAGAAGACAGAACAACTTGAG ATGACAGACATGGATGAAGCTATGGCACAAGCTGTTGACATTGGTGAAAATGAT GATGAAGTAGAGGATAGTGATGTTGATGAagtggaagaggaagaggaagaggaagaggaggatGAGAAAATTACACGCAATTGGAGTGTTCTAAAGTCCACTCCTCAGCTTCGCAAGTCAAAG GAAAAGCCTAAAAAGAATGGTTCCATATCGCTTGAGGAGGCAATAGAAGATTCAGAGAACTTGACTGATTTTCTTATGGACTTTGGAGAAGAGGAATGA
- the LOC110601892 gene encoding protein PLASTID TRANSCRIPTIONALLY ACTIVE 12, chloroplastic isoform X3, producing the protein MDSTSGQLEPASGARASIPGQEYWPEGTADRVRAARAPEPTGTSTGSPSYGKRPGSRRKKHRTSAIAPESSEVTTDSPEALETLEETTEEPKDVSSDYVVYQTEPEEEQETGYDLDKKLGHPHPFIDPKVKKPIEGTLTSEESWWNWRKPEKEQWSRWQRRKPDVETVFLKAMAETGQVKLYGETPTLTECALYRARKHLFKEERLRVEQERLERIGPIAYYSEWVEAWKRDTSREAVQKHFEETGEDENTQLIEMFSHQTDREYRIMMGTDIRIRRDPLAMRMREDLIKQIWGGDPVYPTINYIQDPNEIVDYRGPDFHEPTPNMLAFLKEHGKIVPREEFEKIMAKEKTEQLEMTDMDEAMAQAVDIGENDDEVEDSDVDEVEEEEEEEEEDEKITRNWSVLKSTPQLRKSKEKPKKNGSISLEEAIEDSENLTDFLMDFGEEE; encoded by the exons ATGGACTCCACATCTGGGCAACTTGAACCAGCATCTGGTGCTCGTGCTAGTATTCCAGGACAGGAATACTGGCCAGAGGGCACTGCTGATCGAGTTAGAGCTGCCAGAGCGCCTGAACCAACAGGCACATCAACTGGATCTCCATCTTATGGTAAAAGACCCGGAAGTAGGAGGAAAAAGCATAGAACGTCAGCCATTGCTCCTGAATCTTCTGAAGTGACTACGGACTCTCCTGAGGCTCTTGAAACTCTTGAAGAGACAACGGAAGAACCTAAAGATGTCTCATCTGATTATGTGGTTTATCAGACAGAACCTGAGGAAGAACAAGAAACTGGTTATGATCTAGACAAGAAACTAGGACACCCTCATCCCTTTATTGATCCAAAAGTGAAGAAGCCAATAGAGGGGACACTTACAAGTGAAGAATCATGGTGGAACTGGAGAAAGCCAGAGAAGGAGCAGTGGTCAAGATGGCAAAGGAGGAAACCTGATGTGGAAACG gtTTTTCTCAAAGCAATGGCTGAAACTGGGCAAGTGAAGCTTTATGGTGAGACTCCAACATTGACTGAGTGTGCTCTTTACAGAGCTAGAAAACATCTTTTTAAAGAAGAAAG GCTTCGAGTTGAACAAGAGAGACTGGAAAGAATAGGTCCTATAGCATATTACTCAGAATGGGTAGAAGCATGGAAGAGAGACACCTCACGTGAAGCTGTTCAGAAGCATTTTGAAGAGACTGGTGAAGATGAAAACACCCAACTGATTGAAATGTTCTCCCATCAGACAGATCGAGAATACCGCATAATGATGGGGACAGATATTCGTATTCGTAGGGATCCTTTAGCAATGCGAATGCGAGAGGATCTAATAAAGCAAA TTTGGGGTGGAGATCCAGTTTACCCAACTATCAACTACATCCAGGATCCAAATGAAATAGTTGATTATAGGGGTCCTGATTTTCATGAACCCACACCCAATATGCTGGCTTTCCTGAAAGAG CATGGCAAAATTGTACCTAGGGAGGAGTTCGAGAAGATCATGGCAAAAGAGAAGACAGAACAACTTGAG ATGACAGACATGGATGAAGCTATGGCACAAGCTGTTGACATTGGTGAAAATGAT GATGAAGTAGAGGATAGTGATGTTGATGAagtggaagaggaagaggaagaggaagaggaggatGAGAAAATTACACGCAATTGGAGTGTTCTAAAGTCCACTCCTCAGCTTCGCAAGTCAAAG GAAAAGCCTAAAAAGAATGGTTCCATATCGCTTGAGGAGGCAATAGAAGATTCAGAGAACTTGACTGATTTTCTTATGGACTTTGGAGAAGAGGAATGA
- the LOC110601892 gene encoding protein PLASTID TRANSCRIPTIONALLY ACTIVE 12, chloroplastic isoform X2, producing MASPSATWLYQGSFVNGKPSCSHLQTSFLGPFSAGRLQVQFGFKALLKPPLLHCIKCEKKDEYVEHISVERPPYHSYMDSTSGQLEPASGARASIPGQEYWPEGTADRVRAARAPEPTGTSTGSPSYGKRPGSRRKKHRTSAIAPESSEVTTDSPEALETLEETTEEPKDVSSDYVVYQTEPEEEQETGYDLDKKLGHPHPFIDPKVKKPIEGTLTSEESWWNWRKPEKEQWSRWQRRKPDVETVFLKAMAETGQVKLYGETPTLTECALYRARKHLFKEERLRVEQERLERIGPIAYYSEWVEAWKRDTSREAVQKHFEETGEDENTQLIEMFSHQTDREYRIMMGTDIRIRRDPLAMRMREDLIKQIWGGDPVYPTINYIQDPNEIVDYRGPDFHEPTPNMLAFLKEHGKIVPREEFEKIMAKEKTEQLEMTDMDEAMAQAVDIGENDDEVEDSDVDEVEEEEEEEEEDEKITRNWSVLKSTPQLRKSKEKPKKNGSISLEEAIEDSENLTDFLMDFGEEE from the exons ATGGCATCTCCTTCAGCAACTTGGCTATACCAAG GTAGCTTTGTTAATGGGAAACCAAGTTGCAGTCATCTGCAg ACATCATTTCTAGGTCCATTTTCAGCTGGAAGGTTGCAAGTTCAATTTGGCTTTAAAGCACTTCTGAAGCCTCCGTTACTTCATTGTATAAAGTGTGAGAAGAAGGATGAATATGTTGAACATATATCTGTTGAACGCCCGCCATACCATAGTTACATGGACTCCACATCTGGGCAACTTGAACCAGCATCTGGTGCTCGTGCTAGTATTCCAGGACAGGAATACTGGCCAGAGGGCACTGCTGATCGAGTTAGAGCTGCCAGAGCGCCTGAACCAACAGGCACATCAACTGGATCTCCATCTTATGGTAAAAGACCCGGAAGTAGGAGGAAAAAGCATAGAACGTCAGCCATTGCTCCTGAATCTTCTGAAGTGACTACGGACTCTCCTGAGGCTCTTGAAACTCTTGAAGAGACAACGGAAGAACCTAAAGATGTCTCATCTGATTATGTGGTTTATCAGACAGAACCTGAGGAAGAACAAGAAACTGGTTATGATCTAGACAAGAAACTAGGACACCCTCATCCCTTTATTGATCCAAAAGTGAAGAAGCCAATAGAGGGGACACTTACAAGTGAAGAATCATGGTGGAACTGGAGAAAGCCAGAGAAGGAGCAGTGGTCAAGATGGCAAAGGAGGAAACCTGATGTGGAAACG gtTTTTCTCAAAGCAATGGCTGAAACTGGGCAAGTGAAGCTTTATGGTGAGACTCCAACATTGACTGAGTGTGCTCTTTACAGAGCTAGAAAACATCTTTTTAAAGAAGAAAG GCTTCGAGTTGAACAAGAGAGACTGGAAAGAATAGGTCCTATAGCATATTACTCAGAATGGGTAGAAGCATGGAAGAGAGACACCTCACGTGAAGCTGTTCAGAAGCATTTTGAAGAGACTGGTGAAGATGAAAACACCCAACTGATTGAAATGTTCTCCCATCAGACAGATCGAGAATACCGCATAATGATGGGGACAGATATTCGTATTCGTAGGGATCCTTTAGCAATGCGAATGCGAGAGGATCTAATAAAGCAAA TTTGGGGTGGAGATCCAGTTTACCCAACTATCAACTACATCCAGGATCCAAATGAAATAGTTGATTATAGGGGTCCTGATTTTCATGAACCCACACCCAATATGCTGGCTTTCCTGAAAGAG CATGGCAAAATTGTACCTAGGGAGGAGTTCGAGAAGATCATGGCAAAAGAGAAGACAGAACAACTTGAG ATGACAGACATGGATGAAGCTATGGCACAAGCTGTTGACATTGGTGAAAATGAT GATGAAGTAGAGGATAGTGATGTTGATGAagtggaagaggaagaggaagaggaagaggaggatGAGAAAATTACACGCAATTGGAGTGTTCTAAAGTCCACTCCTCAGCTTCGCAAGTCAAAG GAAAAGCCTAAAAAGAATGGTTCCATATCGCTTGAGGAGGCAATAGAAGATTCAGAGAACTTGACTGATTTTCTTATGGACTTTGGAGAAGAGGAATGA